GGGTACGTCGTTGCTGGTGCCAGCGCCGGTCCAGCGGCCCAGTACCCGGGCGCTACCGTTGCTGTTGCCATAGAGGGCGCTTTCCAGGATGTAGCGGTTCTGGTTGTAGATGTCGTTGCCCTGGGAGCCTTGCAGGAACATGTTCAGGTCAAAGCCTTTCCAGGACAGCGTGTTGTTCAGGCCGTACGTGAAATCAGGGTTAGGATTGCCGATAAAGGTCCGGTCGCTGGCATTGATGACGCCGTCACCGTTCAGGTCCTTAAAGCGGATGTCGCCGGCCGCAGTGCTCTTGGCCGGATTGTCGCCGGCCGTCTGCACAGCGTGGTTTTTCACGTCTTCCGGAGTCTGAAACAGGCCATCAGCCACCAGGCCGTAGAACGAGCCGAACGCCTGGTTCTGGTCGTAGCGCACAATCACGCCGCTGAGCACGCTCAGCCCGTCATAAGGTTTGCCCTCACCCAACGATTCGAGTTCCGTTTTGTAAGCCGAAACGTTCAGAGTCGTGGTCCAGTTCAGATCCGAGCCGTTGCCGCGCAGGTTGTGCGAGGTGAAGGAGAAGTCAACGCCGCGGTTGTAGGCCGAGGCCGCGTTGCGGTTAACGGCCTCAAACGTGCCCGATACCAACGACACCGGAACAGGCGCAATCAGGTTGGGCGAGCTGCGGTTGTAGAGGTCAATGGTGGCCTCGAAGCGGTTGTCGAGGAAGCCGAAGTCCAAACCAATGTTAGCTTGGTTGTTGGTTTCCCAGCGCAGGTCGTAGTTAGGCAGGCGGGTTGGAGCCGCGCCGGTCTGAATCGTACCATTCGGGCCGAAGGGGTACTGAATGCCCGAGTTGATGGCAAACAGGTAGGCAAAGCGGCCGGCGTTGTTGGGGTTACCTACTTTACCGTAGCCCGCGCGCAGCTTCAGGTTGCTGATGGCGCGGTTGCCTTTCATAAACTCTTCCTCCGAAATGCGCCAGCCGGCCGACACGCCGGGGAAGAAGCCGAACTTCTTGCCGGGCTCGAAGTTACTTACCCCGTCGTAGCGCATGATGGCCTGGAACAGGTACTTACCGGCAAACTCGTAGTTGAGACGACCGAAGTAGCTGGCCAGCTTCTGGCGGGGCTGAACGTTACCGGTGTTGGAAATCTGCGTGTTGACTGGGCCCGAGTTAATCGTTTGCAGGTCGTTGCGCAGGTAGCCGGTGCGGTAAGCTCCCACATCCTGCTGGTCGATGATCTGACCCGACTGACCCAGCAGTACCGTCACTTGGTGCTGGCTGGCAAACAGGTGGTCGTAGGTCAGCGTGTTTTCTGCCAGGAAGCTCGTGTTGTAGTTCGAGGTAGCCGAGCCGCCGGCCGTGGCCTGGGAGTAGCGCGTCGAGTAAGTTTCGTCCCCTACTTTCAGCTCAGGTATCCCGGGCCGGAAGCTGTTGAAGTTATCAAAAATCAGGTCGGCACCCACGTTGGTACGGAAGCGCAAACCTTTTAGCGGCTCTAATTCGGCGAAAAACGTCGTCAGGGCGCGGTTACGAACAAACTTCTGGTTGGTGATGGTAGCCGAAGCCAGGGGGTTTTCCTCTACGAAGTTATCCTGGGCTCCGCGGGGCTCATAGTAGTTGCCGTCGGGGCGGTAGATGGGGATAATCGAAGGAATCCGGATGGCCTGCTGAATCGTGCCATATTCCCCGTTGCGCGAGCCTTCGGTGCCCCCGCCAGAGGGAATCTGCCGGTCTTTGAGGTGGGTCAGGGAGATGTTGCTGCCGATCTTCAGGATCTTGTTTAGCTGCAGGTCGCCGTTGGCGCGCAGCGTAAACCGCTCGAAGGTGGAGCCAACCACCGTACCATCCTGCTGAAAATAGCTACCCGATACGGCAAAGCGGGCTTTGTCGCTGCCGCCGGTAGCCGACAGGGCGTAGTTCTGAATGGCGGCGCGGCGGAACACCTCGTCCTGCCAGTCGGTGCCTTCACCCAGCGCATCGGGGTTGCGCAGCCGATCTACGACGATTCGCTCGCCGCCGGCAATGCGGTTTTCGTTGTTGATAATGGCGTACTCCTTAGCGCTGAGCAGGTCCAGCTTGCGCCACACTTGCTGCACCCCGCGGTAGGCGTCCAGGTTGATGGTCGATACGCCGGCCTTGCCGCGCTTGGTGGTAATGATAACTACCCCGTTGGCAGCCCGTACCCCGTAAATAGCGGTAGCCGAGGCATCCTTGAGGATATCGATGGTTTCAATATCGTTGGGGCTGATGGCGTTCAGCTGGTTTTCGCCACCCTCCGGCAGTGGGAACCCGTCGACGACGTACAGCGGGTTGTTATTGCCGGCCGAGGTAATACCCCGTACCCGGATGGAAGTACCGGCAGCGCCACCGGGGGCCCCGCCGTTGGAAGTTACGGTTACCCCAGCCGCTCGGCCCTGCAGGGCCTGGGTAGCGTCGGCCACCGGCTGAGTGGCAATTTCGCGGGCCGACACCGACGACACGGCACCGGTTACGCTGGTCCGCTCCTGGGTACCGTAGCCCACTACGACTACTTCACTCAGGGCCTTCAAGTCGTCGCTGAGCGTGACGGCCAGGTTGCCGCTGTTGCTGCTCGTCACGGCCACTTCCTGACGCAGATAGCCAACGTAGCTGAATATCAGCGTGCTGTTTTCCGGCACGCTCAGCACGAAGGTGCCATCCGAGTTGGTTGACGTACCAATGGTGGTGCCTTTCACCAGCACCGTCACGCCAGGCAGCGGCTCACCGGTACTCTGGGTTACCCGGCCCGACACCTGAATATCGGCCAGCGTGGGACGCCCGGCAATGGGCAACGGCAGGGCAGGTGAGCCGGCCAGGGCCGGGGCAGCCAGCGTAGGCAGCCCTAACGAGGCCAGAAGCAAAGCCCGCCGCAGTAAATGCGGGTAATTATTTGCATTCATGAGGGTAGGAATTGGAAGTGGAGAGCAAAAAACAAACAAAGTACCCGGGCCGAGCACACGCCGGCCCGGGCCGACAATTTTAGGGTTGAGAGCCAGAGCCCTTCTGCCCCACTGGGGCCGAGGTGGCCGTAGCCGGACTCGCGTAGCGGAAGCGGCGGGTTTGGTTGCCCACGCGCAGGGTAAAGTAGCCGTCTTCCAGCTGGGCCTGGCCCTGGGCATTGGGGTAGCTCAAGTGGGGCAGCGGCCGTATTTCGAAAACCATTTCGCGGCTTTCCCCGGGCTGAAACTCCTGCTTTTCGAAATGCTTGAGCAGGCGCACCGGCCGGGTGATGCGGCCGACTTCATCGGTCAGGAACCAGAGGACGGCTTCCTTGCCAGCCCGCTTGCCGGTATTGGTTACCTGCACCGTAGCCCGTACCGCTCCGCTGCCGCTGAGCACCGTGTCGCTGAGTTGCAGGTTGCTGTAGCGGAACGAGGTGTAACTCAGGCCTTCGCCATACTCTGTGAGCATGGCCGGCTTGAATTTGGGGCCGCGGTTTTCGAAGCCGGCTCCGAAGTCGCTCAGGTCGAGCGAGTTTTCATTGTTGTCGTGGTGGTAAGGCGAAATGTGGCCGGCAAACTGCGGGTACGTAAAGGAGAGCTTGCCGCTTGGGTTCACCTTGCCGCTGA
Above is a genomic segment from Hymenobacter cellulosivorans containing:
- a CDS encoding SusC/RagA family TonB-linked outer membrane protein — its product is MNANNYPHLLRRALLLASLGLPTLAAPALAGSPALPLPIAGRPTLADIQVSGRVTQSTGEPLPGVTVLVKGTTIGTSTNSDGTFVLSVPENSTLIFSYVGYLRQEVAVTSSNSGNLAVTLSDDLKALSEVVVVGYGTQERTSVTGAVSSVSAREIATQPVADATQALQGRAAGVTVTSNGGAPGGAAGTSIRVRGITSAGNNNPLYVVDGFPLPEGGENQLNAISPNDIETIDILKDASATAIYGVRAANGVVIITTKRGKAGVSTINLDAYRGVQQVWRKLDLLSAKEYAIINNENRIAGGERIVVDRLRNPDALGEGTDWQDEVFRRAAIQNYALSATGGSDKARFAVSGSYFQQDGTVVGSTFERFTLRANGDLQLNKILKIGSNISLTHLKDRQIPSGGGTEGSRNGEYGTIQQAIRIPSIIPIYRPDGNYYEPRGAQDNFVEENPLASATITNQKFVRNRALTTFFAELEPLKGLRFRTNVGADLIFDNFNSFRPGIPELKVGDETYSTRYSQATAGGSATSNYNTSFLAENTLTYDHLFASQHQVTVLLGQSGQIIDQQDVGAYRTGYLRNDLQTINSGPVNTQISNTGNVQPRQKLASYFGRLNYEFAGKYLFQAIMRYDGVSNFEPGKKFGFFPGVSAGWRISEEEFMKGNRAISNLKLRAGYGKVGNPNNAGRFAYLFAINSGIQYPFGPNGTIQTGAAPTRLPNYDLRWETNNQANIGLDFGFLDNRFEATIDLYNRSSPNLIAPVPVSLVSGTFEAVNRNAASAYNRGVDFSFTSHNLRGNGSDLNWTTTLNVSAYKTELESLGEGKPYDGLSVLSGVIVRYDQNQAFGSFYGLVADGLFQTPEDVKNHAVQTAGDNPAKSTAAGDIRFKDLNGDGVINASDRTFIGNPNPDFTYGLNNTLSWKGFDLNMFLQGSQGNDIYNQNRYILESALYGNSNGSARVLGRWTGAGTSNDVPRAVAGDPNGNLRASSYYVEDGSYMRIKTLTLGYTLPQTIMSRISAKQVRVYVSGQNLLTLTKYSGFDPEVGSRGVDLGVYPQSRVFLAGVNFGF